TAATGGGAGATAATTAGCATAAGTTATCAAAATCACTAGGAGAGAAAGTAGACGAAATTTACAGCTATTAGAAGAGTGTAGTTAttctattttaatataaatatagaaTTTATACTATGCATGAAAGATCTTTTGATAATCAatccaatatattttattttatcttaatctatcatattttttactttaaaagCAAGAGTGACTGTTTTTACTTTAAAAGTAGAAATGATTGAGCTTTACTATCATAGTGCAGCACTATATTTCTATCGTAGCCTAATGCTACACCTCTCTATTATAGTCTAGTACTATACCCCttatctatctttttcaaatgATGATTTGACAATGACTAAAGTCCTTACACCTACTCTCATACTATTCTTTATCATCCTTTTGATCACTTTCTAGCTAACCCAATGTTGGTGGCACATCGATATGCACCAACCTTCACCATTTGGCTTATTACCAATCTTTTTTGCTTCAGGATGGGACTTCGCTAGCAGATCCATAAGACATCCAGGTAGGATGAAAAGAGTATTAACACATGTATCTCTTGTACTATAAATTTAGATGCAAAACTGTAATGAGTAATGTGGATTATAAACTTATTGTTAGTATGCATCATGGGGCTAAAATCTTTAATGTTGGAAATAATATCATGGTTCTCATATCTCTCGAATACTTGCCCAAATATTCCTTCAAGGACTTGCTTGTCGAGCTATTGGGCCATTCCCCATCAttagaaaatttagatctaatacatatttACTTGATTTTATCTAGTTATTTGAATATTATTCATGTTTTGAATATGGATTTTTTACCTTCTGAGATACCTTGCAACCTCATGCATTGACACCTTATGTTCTTATAGGTATTTTAGTGCCTAAGTCATCATATTTTCCTTAACAATGAAATCAGATTTGAGTAGTTTTAGATGATGAGACTATTACTTCTTTTGATTGTGGTTTTTGTTGTTATCTTGTTCAATGAAAGGCCATCTTTCATCTAATGCTCCTTAAATCATTGAAGATGGGTTTCATGCCTTGGGTCGTACTTACAAACTTATGATAGAACTTTGTGAAGTTAGGTTCTTACCAACTAAAGGAGTATGACGAAGGACTATCCATTAGTAAAAAATCTAGATACACTTATATTAGatgtaaatataaaaatttaaaaattattttatttaaaaattaaaaaaaatatttttatttagaattaGAGTTTTATAGATTCTAGAATTGGAATTTTATGTATactctcatattttatttttatgcggATTCTTATTAAAAATTTGGGTTGTCTATATAAATCCAACCTGACCCAATTCTAACTTAGACTAAAATATTTCAAGTGGAGCACAGTGATGCATACTCAGACCTAACCCAAATGACTTATTGGGTCTAGAATATGTTCAACAGACCCAAGCTACTCAAGCCAACCTAATCAACTATTAGATTGGGTTCAGGTCCAATATCAAGATGCACTCACAAAATTGGATCAACTAGGATTAATCATGTCCTAGTCTGATCTGACCCATATGTGGTCCTATTGGCTCCAAATTTAGTAATGCAGTATCCAAGTCAAAGATCGACACCATTAATCATGATCTATACCATTATAATGtacctaaaaataaaaaatcatatattttcATGATTTCTaacttatatattatatatatacaaaaatatatgatttttattatgCTAGCATGGTAAATGCATAATAAAAATGTGAATTAAGAATCCACATTATTGATCTTGATCTACATATATTAGAACATGTATCGGACGAGAATCAATagattataatatttaaatcatatcaaaatgtgGTCTAATATTATTTTAACTATTCATTTTTATACCAGCTTGTTGCATTGTTAGAGAGCACTAAAACACGTGATTTTGGATTGGTTGTAGGTACTTTTAGTGCTATAAATAATGATTAGTattagatttttgatttggaTGATAAGGACTACATGGCAAGGAAACTGAGTTGGATCAACATCCAAGATTCAaacttcaaattcaaaatttcaaatttgaattttggttcTACAAATGATTAATAAGCACATTAGTTAGATCAAGATTTGAGAATTTTGGTTTTCTTGAGAGCTAGATTGAGATTTGAGAATAAACAAAACAAACTGGATCAAGATTTGAGAGTTCAAAAGTCACATTCAAGAATTcaacattcaaattcaaaaatttaaaatttacattCTAATTCTCCAAAGTAATTAACAAGGAAGCCGAGTTGCATCAAGATTTGAGAATTGATTCTCTCAAGTGATCGATAAGAAAATTGTGTTGGATTAACattagagaaaattattttttaaatttgaacttTTGAATTCTAGAATTTGCTTTTGGATTCTCAAATcttaatcttgctcaattttcttatcaaaagagaaaattttagggAACTCTTGGTTTCATTCATGATATTTTTTGTGATCCACTACATCacacataaataatttataacgtGTAATTGTAcaagagaaaaatttttgataagaACATCAATATTGTGGCATTTACTAAAACTCAAACAAATTTTGACAAGAGAATTAATATTACAACTTTTATGCAAACAAACCATGATTGTAGCCTAAAAATCTGTCATCAATCACTTGAGAGAGTCATAAATTCCAATTTTGGATTTTTAACTTTGCTCTTTTAATTCTTGAATTTGATCCAGCTTGATTTCTTTATCAATTGCATGAATTTTGGGCCAacttggttttcttattaattgcTCCCTCTAGAGAATCATAATTCAAACTTTTTGAAGTTTTGAGTTCttgaatttgattttaaatttttaaatatttattccattctatttttttattagcatATATTCTCTTCTTTCGAGATGAACATAAATTATCTCTATATATGGTCACATGCGATGGTGTAAAATAAGCCGAGAGCAAGCTGAGTTAATATTCGAGTTCGGCTTGAGCTAGCTTGTTTAATTTCAAGAGCTTAAGCTCTTCATCCTTTTTTATATTCGAACTAACTTTTCTTTCCTTGAGATTTAGtgagaatttatttttttttttatgactaagcttttatttataaaatatgaagTAATAAACTCATTATATTCTAATTTTGTAGTTATAACACATTCTATTATACATAATCAATATTAATTTATAACAAAACAATtacaaaataataatactattattattaatattatataataattaatataatatattttatacataaattatttatatattaccaTTTCTAGTTTTGCGCTTGCTCGCGAGAAGCGTTCCTTGTTTGTTAGCCCTAGGCACAGGTGGCAATATTTTAAGCTTCCAAGCACCACCATCTTTACAATGACATCCCTACCTAATCAACTCCTCGTGTGGTGACTTCAGAATTGCGGCCGACAACGAGGCCACTTTCTAGAAGGACCAAACTACCCTCTATCATCTCTAATGGCTAACTTAACGTTCCTGCCATTAGTGAGAATTTTGCGACCTTTTCCGTAACTTCGTGCTATTTTACAAACGAGTCCGTACTACTCGTCCGTCCTCCTTCGTTCCTCCTGAACTCGGCGAGAAGGAAATCAAAAGGTAAACCAAAAGGCCATGAAACCCGGCCGCGAATCCAGCGGTGGCGATGGCGGTGGCCGGACGGTGGCGGAGCAGTTGTTGGACATCGCAGAGGAACTGCTCGACTCGCGGGACCTCGTAGGTACCAAGCGGTTCGCGGAGCGCGCCCTCGAGTCCGACCCCCTCGTCGCCGGCGCCGACGAGGTCCTCGCCGTCGCTAACGTCCTCCTCGCCTCCCAGCGCCGCCTCAACAACCAATGTCACTGGTACGCAATCCTCCAGCTTGACTCCTCCACCCCCGCCGGTCGCGACCCCGCTGCTGTTCGCCGCCAATACCGCCGCCTCGCCCTCCTCCTCTGCCCGGACCGGAACCGCCACCGCGGCGCCTCCGATGCCTCTAAGCTTGTCGCAGATGCGTGGTCTGTCCTCTCCGACCCTTCAAAGAAGGCTCTTTTCGACCTCGAGCTTGACATCGCCACCGCCCACGGCGAGCTTCCTCCCTCCTCCTCCGCCACCCCTACGTCCCCAGCTCCTTCGCCTCCAAGGCCCGACCCGACGTTTTGGACCGCCTGCCTCTCCTGCTGCCACGTTCACCAGTACGACCGCGCCTATGAGGACCGCAACCTTCGGTGTCCGAAATGCCGGCAGGCCTTCCGCGCCACCGCGCTTGCGGCGCCGCCGCCCATCGTACCCGGCACAGAGATGTACTACTGCTCCTGGGGTTTCTTCCCACTGGGGTTCCCCATCGGGCCGAGCTTTAGTGGTGTCTCAGCTTCGGTTGGCATGCCAAGCTTCGGTTCTGAGTGGAAGCCCTTCTATCCAATGTTCCCGTTGAGTGCTTCCCACCAGTCTCAAGAGCCACCTGTTCAGAGAAATGCGCCAATGAACACTCCAGAGTCCCCGGCTGGTAGTTCGCCGAGGAATGCACCGGAAAAGGTGACACCTTTATCAAGTTATGCACCAGACAAGGTGATTTCTTTGGGCTCAAACAGGAAGGTGGTGGCGAAAAAGTCAGTTGGGAGCTGTCTGAGAAAGAGGGCTTTGGTTTCAGAGGCTGCGAAAAGGAGTTTGGAGGGCACTGCAGCGAGGCCGGTGATTATAGATATAAATGAAGATGGTGAGAGCTGACATGGTAACTGGGTTTCAGGAGACGTCGTAAATGAATAGTTTGTAATGCCGAGCTGGATGCTGGCGGTGACATTTTGGCAAACCAGATGAACATCTCCTTCCTGAAGGGCTGAGAGTTCCAGCTTCAGATTCTGTTGTAGTTATGATGGGATGATTCTAAATTTTGTGGGCTAGATGTATTTTGGATGTTTTAAGTTACCGAGTCGGCATTGCAAAATACAGCTTGAATGTATACATTTTGTGATAGTGTGAGTTTCTTTTGGTTACCAGGATATGATTTGCATTTTCTTTAATGGGCTTGGATGACAGATTTGGATAGAGAGTCTGGCGATTAGCAACTTTATCGCAGAAATGGACATCTTTTTATTTAAATGGATATTCTTCGTCCCTCATGATTAGCATTAGCACCAAATATCCAATATAGCACATCTGAAATCTTTTCAGCTTAATAAGGTATGTCCTATGATTGCCATGTTATCATTAGCTTTCAGCGGCTTTGTTTGATGTAAAGTTATGTTTTTTCTGATTTGTTTCAATTAGGCATTTTTGATAACAACATTAAATTCGTACTCTTATTTACTGTTTCTTTTGCAATGATTAAAGCAACTGATAGCGTAGTTCACACTGGCATTATCTCCTAGATGGTGTGTAAACAATTTTTGTAACTGATAGTCACTTTTGGCAAGAAAGGAGTTTATTATGGTGCATGGGCACTACTCTGCTGCATATGGCCATCAAGATTCTCTGTTTATCATTATGGAACTGGTT
This genomic window from Elaeis guineensis isolate ETL-2024a chromosome 13, EG11, whole genome shotgun sequence contains:
- the LOC105060594 gene encoding uncharacterized protein, whose product is MKPGRESSGGDGGGRTVAEQLLDIAEELLDSRDLVGTKRFAERALESDPLVAGADEVLAVANVLLASQRRLNNQCHWYAILQLDSSTPAGRDPAAVRRQYRRLALLLCPDRNRHRGASDASKLVADAWSVLSDPSKKALFDLELDIATAHGELPPSSSATPTSPAPSPPRPDPTFWTACLSCCHVHQYDRAYEDRNLRCPKCRQAFRATALAAPPPIVPGTEMYYCSWGFFPLGFPIGPSFSGVSASVGMPSFGSEWKPFYPMFPLSASHQSQEPPVQRNAPMNTPESPAGSSPRNAPEKVTPLSSYAPDKVISLGSNRKVVAKKSVGSCLRKRALVSEAAKRSLEGTAARPVIIDINEDGES